A stretch of Microbacterium sp. LWH3-1.2 DNA encodes these proteins:
- a CDS encoding flavodoxin family protein, with the protein MYESMFGNTRRIAEAIADGIRLQRPVSLIPVGQADRLPADVDALIIGAPTHAHGLSRPESRAEAVVWAGNEQKHLKLDDAWSDSGVREWLADGSPRSAGWSAPSRRRRSAAPRTPSRSSPRTRA; encoded by the coding sequence GTGTACGAGTCGATGTTCGGCAACACGCGGCGCATCGCGGAGGCGATCGCCGACGGCATCCGCCTGCAGCGACCGGTCAGCCTGATCCCCGTCGGACAGGCCGATCGTCTCCCCGCGGACGTCGACGCGCTGATCATCGGCGCCCCCACCCATGCCCACGGACTGAGTCGACCCGAGTCGCGGGCCGAAGCGGTGGTCTGGGCTGGCAACGAACAGAAGCACCTGAAGCTCGACGACGCCTGGAGCGACTCCGGCGTCCGCGAATGGCTGGCCGACGGATCACCCCGCTCTGCAGGTTGGTCAGCCCCATCTCGTCGCAGACGAAGCGCAGCGCCTCGCACTCCATCGCGAAGCAGTCCTCGAACTCGGGCGTGA